The following proteins are encoded in a genomic region of Streptomyces collinus Tu 365:
- a CDS encoding MFS transporter, translating into MKWHGARGERVAGEWALPVAAAVNGVGTGMYVPFTLVFFHSVTGLSFAAVGAVLTATGLAGIAALPLAGAMVDRYGAKRVQYLLYGVRVLGFALYPLAHALPAFAAVALVTAAADRAFPAAQQALIGEVARGAGRDRLQASTRALQNAGNGAGALLATLVIALAGSAGYAYAAWGNSVSFALAALLLRPLRPLPAAPGTPAARRAGAGYRLVLADRPFLVLTGANFLNALSYSALSVLFPLFAVEWLHGPVALTGAAFTVNTALCAAAGVFVGARVRRTGARRTRAAALGGGLFATAFAAQIVLGTLRPGSGPVLAGALVAVVLVYTLGELVHSPAAEVLAVSAAPETVRGRYMAAYQMSWSLAKAVAPSLFTSLLALDGRVPWAFLMLTSAVAAALLLRVERRLPAEAVRPRPVTVGGGTPAVPAPATV; encoded by the coding sequence GTGAAGTGGCACGGGGCACGGGGCGAGCGGGTGGCGGGGGAGTGGGCCCTGCCCGTGGCCGCCGCGGTCAACGGCGTGGGCACGGGCATGTACGTCCCGTTCACGCTGGTCTTCTTCCACAGCGTCACCGGCCTGTCCTTCGCGGCGGTCGGCGCCGTGCTGACCGCCACCGGCCTCGCGGGCATCGCCGCGCTGCCGCTGGCCGGTGCGATGGTCGACCGGTACGGTGCCAAGCGCGTGCAGTACCTGCTCTACGGCGTCCGGGTGCTGGGCTTCGCCCTCTACCCGCTCGCCCACGCCCTCCCCGCCTTCGCCGCCGTCGCGCTGGTCACCGCGGCCGCCGACCGGGCCTTCCCGGCCGCCCAGCAGGCCCTGATCGGCGAGGTGGCCCGCGGCGCCGGACGGGACCGGCTCCAGGCGTCGACGCGCGCGCTGCAGAACGCCGGCAACGGGGCGGGCGCACTGCTGGCCACCCTGGTGATCGCCCTCGCGGGCAGCGCCGGGTACGCCTACGCGGCCTGGGGCAACTCCGTGTCCTTCGCGCTCGCCGCGCTGCTGCTGCGCCCGCTGAGGCCGCTGCCCGCCGCGCCCGGCACCCCGGCCGCGCGCCGCGCCGGCGCCGGGTACCGGCTCGTGCTCGCCGACCGGCCCTTCCTGGTCCTCACCGGCGCCAACTTCCTGAACGCCCTCAGCTACTCGGCCCTCTCCGTCCTCTTCCCGCTGTTCGCCGTGGAGTGGCTGCACGGTCCGGTCGCGCTCACCGGAGCCGCGTTCACCGTCAACACCGCGCTGTGCGCCGCGGCCGGCGTGTTCGTCGGTGCCCGGGTCCGGCGGACCGGGGCCCGGCGCACCCGGGCCGCGGCGCTGGGCGGCGGCCTGTTCGCGACCGCCTTCGCCGCCCAGATCGTGCTCGGCACCCTGCGGCCCGGCTCGGGCCCGGTCCTGGCCGGCGCCCTCGTCGCGGTGGTCCTCGTCTACACGCTCGGCGAACTGGTCCACAGCCCCGCCGCCGAGGTGCTCGCCGTGTCCGCGGCCCCCGAGACCGTGCGCGGCCGCTACATGGCGGCCTACCAGATGTCCTGGTCCCTGGCCAAGGCGGTGGCGCCCTCCCTGTTCACCTCCCTGCTCGCCCTGGACGGCCGGGTGCCGTGGGCCTTCCTGATGCTCACCTCGGCGGTGGCCGCGGCCCTGCTGCTGCGGGTGGAGCGCCGGCTGCCCGCGGAGGCGGTACGGCCGCGGCCGGTGACCGTCGGCGGCGGCACCCCCGCCGTCCCCGCGCCCGCCACCGTGTGA
- a CDS encoding MarR family winged helix-turn-helix transcriptional regulator, with the protein MSEGRHQGRQGTDPVDAIIDQWAAVRPDLDTRAMEVFGRIYRLARAMGDRMEKAYAPYGISRGEFDVLATLRRAGEPFTLSPRRLAETLMLTTGGMTGRLDKLERAGLLRRSPDPHDRRGLQVTLTEQGLDAVDRAVGAGLAVQSAALASLDGEQADLLAGLLRELLAGTRAEAD; encoded by the coding sequence ATGAGTGAAGGCCGCCATCAGGGCAGGCAGGGCACGGATCCCGTCGACGCGATCATCGACCAGTGGGCGGCCGTCCGGCCCGACCTGGACACCAGGGCCATGGAGGTGTTCGGGCGGATCTACCGCCTCGCCCGCGCCATGGGCGACCGCATGGAGAAGGCCTACGCGCCCTACGGCATCTCGCGCGGCGAGTTCGACGTGCTGGCGACCCTGCGCCGGGCCGGCGAACCGTTCACCCTCTCCCCGCGCCGGCTCGCGGAGACACTGATGCTCACCACCGGTGGCATGACGGGCCGCCTCGACAAGCTGGAACGGGCCGGGCTGCTGCGCCGCTCCCCCGATCCGCACGACCGGCGCGGCCTCCAGGTCACCCTGACCGAGCAGGGGCTCGACGCGGTCGACCGGGCGGTCGGCGCGGGTCTGGCCGTGCAGAGCGCGGCGCTGGCGTCACTGGACGGCGAACAGGCCGACCTGCTGGCCGGCCTGCTGCGCGAACTGCTCGCGGGAACCCGGGCGGAGGCGGACTAG
- the malQ gene encoding 4-alpha-glucanotransferase, translated as MTAAHEDEPHAHQPHEDEPREDGPLARLAGLHGVATSYRPAPDHTVVVPASAVVAALAALGVDAGTPDAVRSALAVRERELRERLLPPTVVHWAGDPGAPAALTALPPGTRLAVETEQGEARDGAEGLPLGVHRVTATAPDGRTGQAHLVVAPDRLPALAGRSYGLLVQLYSLLSRRSWGMGDLGDLAELAGWAGRTAGAGFVQVNPLHAAVPGAPTDPSPYRPSSRRFPDPVHLRIEAIPEFAHLDDPADRARLQELLERAARLRAAVLDKGDLIDRDAVWELKRQALELVLQVPLGPGRQAAYDAFRAEEGQALEDHATWYALAETYGHDWHRWPEPLRDPRSAATARARAELAARVDFHSRLAWLTDGQLRAAQRTAREAGMPVGIVHDLAVGVHPAGADAWAQGDHFAAGMSVGAPPDAFNARGQDWGLPPWRPDRLAASGYAPFRRLLRALFRYAGALRIDHVMGLFRLWWVPQGSPPTEGTYVRYDAEAMLAVLALEASRAGAVVIGEDLGTVEPGVRETLQRRGVLGTSVLWFERDWEGDGRPLPPERWRADCLATATTHDLPPTAARLTGDHVELRDRLGLLTRPAAEERAEATADAAEWLALLGSLGLLDSPAAGPPGSDEQAEIEGVHRFLLRTPARLIGVWLPDGVGDRRPQNLPGTWDQYPNWRLPVAGPDGRPLTLEELTASPRLRALLEVCRAGEGAGAL; from the coding sequence ATGACCGCGGCGCACGAGGACGAGCCGCACGCGCACCAACCGCACGAGGACGAGCCGCGGGAGGACGGACCGCTGGCCCGGCTCGCCGGGCTGCACGGCGTCGCCACCTCCTACCGCCCCGCCCCGGACCACACGGTCGTGGTCCCCGCCTCCGCCGTGGTCGCCGCCCTGGCCGCCCTCGGCGTCGACGCGGGCACCCCGGACGCCGTCCGTTCCGCGCTCGCCGTGCGGGAGCGCGAGCTGCGCGAGCGGCTGCTGCCGCCGACGGTCGTGCACTGGGCCGGTGACCCGGGCGCACCGGCCGCTCTCACCGCGCTGCCCCCCGGCACCCGGCTGGCCGTCGAGACCGAGCAGGGCGAGGCGCGGGACGGCGCCGAGGGCCTGCCGCTCGGCGTGCACCGGGTGACCGCCACCGCCCCGGACGGCCGCACCGGCCAGGCCCATCTCGTCGTCGCGCCGGACCGGCTGCCCGCTCTCGCCGGCCGTTCCTACGGCCTCCTCGTCCAGCTCTACTCGCTGCTGTCGCGGCGCTCCTGGGGCATGGGCGACCTCGGTGACCTGGCCGAGCTGGCCGGCTGGGCCGGACGCACCGCGGGCGCCGGCTTCGTGCAGGTCAACCCGCTGCACGCGGCCGTGCCCGGAGCCCCGACCGACCCGTCCCCGTACCGGCCGTCCTCGCGCCGCTTCCCCGATCCCGTGCACCTGCGGATCGAGGCGATCCCCGAGTTCGCCCACCTCGACGATCCCGCGGACCGCGCCCGGCTCCAGGAACTGCTGGAGCGCGCCGCACGGCTGCGCGCCGCCGTCCTCGACAAGGGCGACCTCATCGACCGGGACGCGGTGTGGGAGCTGAAACGGCAGGCCCTCGAGCTGGTCCTGCAGGTCCCGCTCGGACCGGGGCGGCAGGCCGCCTACGACGCCTTCCGCGCCGAGGAGGGACAGGCGCTGGAGGACCACGCCACCTGGTACGCCCTCGCCGAGACGTACGGCCACGACTGGCACCGGTGGCCCGAGCCGCTGCGCGACCCCCGCTCCGCCGCGACCGCGCGGGCCCGGGCCGAGCTGGCCGCACGCGTCGACTTCCACTCCCGCCTCGCCTGGCTCACCGACGGCCAGCTCCGCGCCGCCCAGCGCACCGCCCGCGAGGCCGGCATGCCCGTCGGGATCGTGCACGACCTCGCCGTCGGGGTGCACCCGGCGGGCGCCGACGCCTGGGCGCAGGGGGACCACTTCGCCGCCGGGATGTCCGTCGGCGCCCCGCCCGACGCGTTCAACGCGCGCGGCCAGGACTGGGGGCTGCCGCCCTGGCGCCCCGACCGCCTCGCCGCCTCCGGGTACGCCCCCTTCCGCCGGCTCCTGCGCGCCCTCTTCCGCTACGCCGGCGCCCTGCGCATCGACCACGTGATGGGCCTGTTCCGGCTCTGGTGGGTGCCCCAGGGCAGCCCGCCCACCGAGGGCACCTACGTCCGCTACGACGCCGAGGCCATGCTGGCCGTGCTCGCCCTGGAGGCCTCCCGCGCCGGGGCGGTGGTGATCGGCGAGGACCTGGGCACCGTGGAGCCCGGGGTCCGCGAGACGCTCCAGCGGCGCGGGGTGCTCGGCACCTCCGTGCTCTGGTTCGAGCGGGACTGGGAGGGCGACGGCCGTCCGCTGCCGCCGGAGCGCTGGCGCGCCGACTGCCTGGCCACCGCCACCACCCACGACCTGCCGCCGACCGCGGCCCGGCTCACCGGCGACCACGTCGAGCTGCGCGACCGCCTCGGTCTGCTGACCCGCCCGGCCGCCGAGGAGCGCGCGGAGGCGACCGCGGACGCGGCGGAGTGGCTGGCGCTGCTGGGCAGCCTCGGGCTGCTGGACAGTCCGGCGGCCGGGCCCCCGGGCTCCGACGAGCAGGCGGAGATCGAGGGCGTCCACCGTTTCCTGCTGCGCACCCCGGCCCGGCTGATCGGCGTCTGGCTCCCGGACGGCGTCGGCGACCGGCGGCCGCAGAACCTGCCCGGCACCTGGGACCAGTACCCGAACTGGCGGCTGCCCGTGGCCGGCCCCGACGGCCGTCCGCTCACGCTGGAGGAGCTGACGGCCTCGCCGCGGCTGCGCGCGCTGCTGGAGGTCTGCCGGGCCGGGGAGGGGGCCGGGGCCTTGTAG
- a CDS encoding RNA polymerase sigma factor, which translates to MRLFRPVGGQREKDGAGGDAALLRAVAAGDAAAMAELYDRHAGWLHARLTRRCADPEVVREVLQDTFVTVWRSAAGHRGQETGGWLWTIAARRLVDARRAQERAARLAGPPLEPEPHGRYAATASAEDRVLAGLEYGDVGAALDRISPELRAVLRATVVDGLSTREAARLLGIPEGTVKSRARRARAELRTALGHLHPSPLGGTA; encoded by the coding sequence GTGAGACTGTTCCGCCCCGTGGGGGGCCAGCGGGAGAAGGACGGCGCCGGTGGCGACGCGGCACTGCTGCGGGCCGTCGCCGCGGGAGACGCGGCGGCGATGGCCGAGCTGTACGACCGGCACGCGGGATGGCTGCACGCGCGGCTGACCCGGCGCTGCGCCGATCCCGAGGTGGTCCGGGAGGTGCTGCAGGACACCTTCGTCACGGTGTGGCGGTCGGCGGCCGGGCACCGCGGGCAGGAGACCGGCGGCTGGCTGTGGACCATCGCGGCGCGGCGGCTGGTCGACGCCCGGCGGGCGCAGGAGCGGGCCGCCCGGCTGGCGGGCCCGCCGCTGGAACCGGAGCCGCACGGCCGGTACGCGGCCACGGCGTCCGCCGAGGACAGGGTGCTGGCCGGTCTGGAGTACGGCGACGTCGGCGCCGCCCTGGACCGGATCTCCCCGGAGCTGCGCGCGGTGCTGCGCGCGACCGTCGTGGACGGGCTGAGCACCCGGGAGGCGGCGCGGCTGCTGGGCATACCCGAGGGCACGGTCAAGTCCCGTGCCCGGCGGGCCCGCGCCGAGCTGCGCACGGCCCTCGGCCACCTGCACCCGTCCCCGCTGGGAGGCACGGCATGA
- a CDS encoding zf-HC2 domain-containing protein — MTRGNASVWHACDDLVARYADGSLPEPDAWSLEKHLEGCTQCAVRVSRAVRGTAPGALLAEVREAVLAAAPPAALPLVAAPAPVPGPPRAARLLWAAGPAVRGAWLPAVLLVALGAMALGFGGGFHGARALLLAIAPVVPVAGVALSYGPHADPLYEVVAATPAGGLRLALTRTAVVLAVCLPLLTLTGLLLPASGAPAAAAWLLPGLALSLATLALASFTGCRTAAGVTAGGWLCAVLAPVPAAPGGEATRRLAEQLSRCLDGAGAQGAWAAAAVLSAALLAARRPAYDRLPRR; from the coding sequence ATGACCCGCGGCAACGCCTCTGTGTGGCACGCCTGCGACGACCTCGTCGCCCGCTACGCGGACGGCTCCCTGCCGGAGCCGGACGCCTGGTCGCTGGAGAAGCATCTGGAAGGCTGCACGCAGTGCGCCGTCCGGGTGTCGCGGGCGGTGCGCGGCACGGCGCCCGGCGCGCTGCTGGCCGAGGTGCGGGAGGCCGTGCTGGCGGCCGCCCCGCCGGCGGCGCTGCCGCTCGTAGCGGCGCCCGCGCCGGTCCCGGGCCCGCCCCGCGCCGCCCGTCTGCTGTGGGCCGCCGGGCCCGCGGTGCGCGGGGCGTGGCTGCCCGCGGTGCTGCTGGTGGCCCTGGGTGCGATGGCCCTGGGATTCGGCGGCGGGTTCCACGGGGCGCGGGCGCTGCTGCTGGCGATCGCCCCGGTCGTGCCGGTCGCCGGGGTCGCGCTGTCCTACGGGCCGCACGCCGACCCGCTGTACGAGGTGGTCGCGGCCACCCCGGCGGGCGGGCTGCGGCTCGCGCTGACCCGGACGGCCGTGGTGCTCGCGGTGTGCCTGCCGCTGCTGACCCTCACCGGTCTGCTGCTGCCCGCCTCGGGTGCCCCGGCCGCCGCGGCGTGGCTGCTGCCGGGGCTGGCGCTGTCCCTGGCCACGCTGGCCCTGGCCTCCTTCACCGGCTGCCGGACGGCCGCCGGTGTGACGGCGGGGGGCTGGCTGTGCGCGGTGCTCGCGCCGGTGCCGGCCGCGCCGGGCGGCGAGGCCACGCGGCGGCTGGCCGAGCAGCTCTCCCGCTGCCTGGACGGCGCGGGGGCGCAGGGCGCGTGGGCGGCGGCGGCCGTGCTCAGCGCGGCGCTGCTCGCGGCCCGCCGCCCGGCCTACGACCGCCTCCCGCGCCGCTAG
- a CDS encoding ABC transporter ATP-binding protein, protein MSSVRVTGLRVRHRKTVALDGVDLDLGTGVHGLLGPNGAGKTSLIRVLATVAQPSGGRVEILGRDTAEQRGRTEVRRRLGYLPQEFGHYPGFTVREFVAYVAWLKEVPAARVPDAVADVVARVGLADRIDARIRTLSGGMVRRVGIAQALVNEPGVLLLDEPTAGLDPEQRVEFRELLRELGTSATVLVSTHLVEDVAAACTEVTLLDAGRIAYRGTPRSLSELGEVSDGPGDHPIERGYTAALRAHRAPGARESVR, encoded by the coding sequence GTGAGTTCCGTACGCGTGACCGGCCTGCGGGTCCGGCATCGCAAGACCGTCGCGCTGGACGGCGTCGACCTCGACCTCGGCACCGGGGTGCACGGCCTGCTCGGGCCGAACGGTGCCGGGAAGACCTCGCTGATCCGGGTGCTGGCCACCGTGGCGCAGCCGTCCGGCGGCCGGGTGGAGATCCTCGGCCGGGACACCGCAGAACAGCGGGGGCGGACCGAGGTCCGGCGCCGGCTGGGCTACCTGCCCCAAGAGTTCGGCCACTACCCGGGCTTCACCGTGCGGGAGTTCGTGGCGTACGTGGCCTGGCTGAAGGAGGTGCCCGCCGCGCGCGTGCCGGACGCCGTGGCGGACGTCGTCGCCCGGGTCGGCCTCGCGGACCGCATCGACGCGCGGATCCGCACCCTGTCCGGGGGCATGGTCCGCCGGGTCGGCATCGCGCAGGCCCTGGTGAACGAACCGGGGGTGCTGCTGCTGGACGAGCCGACCGCCGGTCTGGACCCCGAGCAACGCGTGGAGTTCCGCGAGCTGCTGCGCGAACTGGGCACCTCGGCCACGGTGCTGGTCTCCACCCACCTGGTGGAGGACGTGGCCGCCGCCTGTACGGAGGTCACCCTGCTGGACGCGGGACGGATCGCCTACCGGGGCACCCCGCGGTCGCTCTCGGAGCTGGGCGAGGTCTCGGACGGGCCCGGCGACCACCCGATCGAGCGCGGCTACACGGCCGCGCTGCGGGCCCACCGGGCACCGGGTGCGCGGGAGTCGGTGCGATGA
- a CDS encoding HNH endonuclease: MPHVLVLNASYEPLGVVPLRRALVLVLENKAVSLEESGAFMHSATVTVPAPSVVRLKRFVRVPYRGPVPLTRRALFARDGGRCMYCGGVATSVDHVIPRSRGGKHVWDNVVASCRRCNHVKADRHLVELGWRLRHKPAPPTGLAWRIIGTGHRDPRWLPYLQPYGADDAMARIDGISA, encoded by the coding sequence GTGCCGCATGTCCTGGTCCTCAACGCGTCGTACGAGCCGCTCGGCGTCGTACCGCTCCGCCGCGCGCTCGTCCTCGTCCTGGAGAACAAGGCCGTCTCCCTCGAGGAATCCGGCGCCTTTATGCACAGCGCGACCGTCACAGTCCCCGCACCCAGCGTGGTCCGGCTCAAGCGTTTCGTCCGGGTTCCCTACCGCGGGCCCGTTCCTCTCACCCGCCGCGCGCTCTTCGCCCGGGACGGGGGCCGGTGCATGTACTGCGGTGGCGTCGCAACCAGCGTCGACCATGTCATCCCGCGCAGCCGCGGGGGCAAGCACGTCTGGGACAACGTGGTGGCATCCTGCCGCCGCTGCAACCACGTCAAGGCCGACCGCCACCTCGTCGAACTGGGCTGGCGGCTGCGCCACAAACCCGCTCCGCCCACCGGCCTCGCCTGGCGCATCATCGGGACCGGCCATAGGGACCCGCGCTGGCTGCCCTATCTGCAGCCGTACGGCGCGGACGACGCCATGGCCCGGATCGACGGCATTTCCGCCTGA
- a CDS encoding mechanosensitive ion channel family protein, whose protein sequence is MEVPAVSLPVVQLAAGASPSPSPSPSGSTAPAVPSLQDAQESATNAASWVEQNWSTWLAMGLQILLVVVVAVTLRAVVRRAITQLIERMTRSAQTAEGSALGGLLVNVERRRQRAAAIGSVLRSVASFLILGTAALMVLSTFKINLAPLLASAGVAGVAIGFGARNLVTDFLSGVFMILEDQYGVGDVIDAGVASGEVIEVGLRVTKLRGADGEIWYVRNGEVKRIGNLSQGWATAGVDVTVRAGEDLDRVKATLDEVAEKMTKEEPWNELLWGPVEVLGLDSVLIDSMVVRVTARTMPGKSVTVERELRWRIKRAFDAVSIRIVGGATALEDVEDTPDPMAAVAAPSAYSNADSPQAAAASPIAVQRSTPPAK, encoded by the coding sequence ATGGAGGTACCTGCCGTGTCCTTGCCCGTCGTCCAGCTGGCCGCCGGCGCGTCACCGTCCCCCTCCCCCTCCCCCTCCGGTTCGACCGCACCGGCCGTCCCCTCGCTCCAGGACGCCCAGGAGAGCGCGACGAACGCGGCGAGCTGGGTGGAGCAGAACTGGTCGACCTGGCTCGCGATGGGTCTGCAGATCCTGCTGGTCGTGGTCGTGGCCGTCACGCTCAGAGCGGTGGTCCGGCGGGCGATCACCCAGCTCATCGAGCGGATGACCCGGTCGGCCCAGACGGCGGAGGGCAGCGCGCTGGGCGGGCTGCTGGTCAACGTCGAGCGGCGCCGGCAGCGGGCGGCCGCGATCGGCTCGGTGCTGCGCTCGGTGGCCAGTTTCCTGATCCTGGGTACGGCAGCGCTGATGGTGTTGTCCACGTTCAAGATCAACCTGGCGCCGCTGCTGGCCTCGGCGGGTGTGGCCGGTGTGGCGATCGGTTTCGGCGCCCGGAACCTGGTGACGGACTTCCTCTCCGGTGTGTTCATGATCCTGGAGGACCAGTACGGCGTCGGTGACGTGATCGACGCGGGCGTGGCCTCCGGCGAGGTGATAGAGGTCGGACTGCGGGTGACCAAGCTGCGCGGCGCCGACGGCGAGATCTGGTACGTCCGCAACGGCGAGGTCAAGCGGATCGGCAACCTCTCCCAGGGCTGGGCGACGGCCGGGGTCGACGTGACCGTGAGGGCGGGCGAGGACCTGGACCGGGTCAAGGCCACGCTGGACGAGGTCGCCGAGAAGATGACCAAGGAAGAGCCCTGGAACGAGCTGCTGTGGGGCCCGGTCGAGGTGCTCGGCCTGGACTCCGTGCTGATCGACTCCATGGTGGTCCGGGTCACGGCCAGGACCATGCCGGGCAAGTCGGTGACCGTGGAGCGCGAACTGCGCTGGCGCATCAAGCGGGCGTTCGACGCGGTGAGCATCCGCATCGTGGGCGGGGCGACGGCCCTGGAGGACGTCGAGGACACCCCGGACCCGATGGCGGCGGTGGCGGCGCCGTCGGCGTACTCCAACGCGGACTCCCCGCAGGCGGCGGCCGCGTCGCCGATCGCGGTGCAGCGTTCGACACCACCCGCCAAGTAG
- a CDS encoding ROK family transcriptional regulator produces MAGTAGTPGTPRVLRAMNDRAALDLLLEHGPLSRTRIGKLTGLSKPTASQLLARLEAAGLVRVTGTSEGRPGPNAQLYAVNPAAAYAAGLDVTPHRIRAAVADVTGRTVGEFELPTPGRRPAHPVVRQVTDALDGAVKAAGLARDDVHRLVIGTPGAFDPGTGRLRYASHLPGWHSPALLDELAAALPMPVEYENDVNLVAVAEQRLGAARGHADFVLLWNQEGMGAALVLGGRLHRGWTGGAGEVGFLPVPGTPLVRQVTKANSGGYQELAGSQAVPKLARELGIEDVPPGPYTEAAAELLARAADHAGGPHRELLRTYATRLATGLASLVSVLDPELVVLSGSALTSGGEVLRALVQAELEELAAARPRLVVGDVHEHPVLRGALESALAATRDEVFDTSR; encoded by the coding sequence ATGGCAGGAACCGCCGGTACGCCGGGCACCCCGCGCGTCCTGCGCGCCATGAACGACCGCGCCGCCCTCGACCTCCTGCTGGAGCACGGGCCGCTGTCGCGCACCCGGATCGGCAAGCTCACCGGCCTGTCCAAGCCGACCGCCTCCCAGCTGCTCGCCCGTCTGGAGGCGGCGGGACTGGTCCGGGTCACCGGCACCAGCGAGGGCCGGCCGGGGCCCAACGCGCAGCTCTACGCGGTCAACCCGGCCGCCGCGTACGCCGCGGGGCTGGACGTCACCCCGCACCGCATCCGCGCCGCCGTCGCCGACGTCACCGGCCGCACCGTCGGCGAGTTCGAACTGCCCACCCCCGGCCGCCGCCCGGCGCACCCGGTCGTCCGGCAGGTCACCGACGCCCTCGACGGCGCCGTGAAGGCCGCCGGGCTCGCCCGGGACGACGTGCACCGCCTGGTCATCGGCACCCCCGGCGCCTTCGACCCGGGCACCGGGCGACTGCGCTACGCCTCCCACCTGCCCGGCTGGCACTCCCCCGCGCTGCTCGACGAACTCGCCGCCGCGCTGCCGATGCCGGTCGAGTACGAGAACGACGTCAACCTGGTCGCCGTCGCCGAACAGCGGCTCGGCGCGGCCCGCGGCCACGCGGACTTCGTGCTGCTGTGGAACCAGGAGGGCATGGGCGCCGCCCTGGTCCTCGGCGGCCGGCTGCACCGCGGCTGGACCGGCGGCGCCGGCGAGGTCGGCTTCCTGCCGGTGCCCGGCACCCCCCTGGTGCGCCAGGTGACCAAGGCCAACAGCGGCGGCTACCAGGAGCTGGCCGGCTCCCAGGCCGTACCGAAGCTGGCCCGCGAACTGGGCATCGAGGACGTGCCGCCGGGGCCGTACACCGAGGCGGCCGCGGAACTGCTGGCCCGGGCCGCCGACCACGCGGGCGGCCCGCACCGGGAGCTGCTGCGGACCTACGCGACCCGGCTGGCCACCGGTCTCGCCTCGCTCGTCTCGGTCCTCGACCCCGAACTCGTCGTCCTCAGCGGCTCCGCCCTGACGTCCGGCGGCGAGGTGCTGCGCGCCCTCGTCCAGGCCGAACTGGAGGAGCTGGCCGCGGCCCGGCCACGGCTGGTCGTCGGCGACGTCCACGAACACCCCGTACTGCGCGGCGCGCTGGAGTCCGCGCTCGCCGCCACCCGCGACGAGGTCTTCGACACCTCGCGCTGA
- a CDS encoding ABC transporter substrate-binding protein yields MPTAIPRVARKAAFALTASAVLLTAACTGQSDAGATDDPSKETTINFWHAWSAPNEVKAVKSLVAGFEKTHPNIHVNVVGNMTDDKINQALRGGGDRAPDVISSFTTNNVGKFCSSGALIDLGPFFKKAGIDPETTFPKAMNEYTRFDGNRCTVPLLGDAYGLYYNKTAFEKAGITHPPKTWSEFEADAKKLTIPRGGTYKQLGFMPDYHGWESTTEHYFAQFSPTYFGKDGKSALATDPAFEKGFTLQKKLVDELGGFQKLERFRATLGDEWGPKHPFHTGQVAMQLDGEWRLGMAEEAKPKFEIGVAPLPVPDDQADRYGKGYITGTVAGIAATSHKQNAAWELVKYMTTDTDAVVGFANDIHNVPSTLAALKSPKLKYDPRFKTFLDIAADPDSTTTPASINGGVYLVTIQQFGYDYESGKVTDLKAGLRKTAAQIDTDIAQAK; encoded by the coding sequence ATGCCCACAGCCATACCCCGAGTGGCCCGAAAAGCGGCTTTCGCCCTGACCGCCTCCGCCGTGCTGCTCACCGCCGCGTGCACCGGCCAGTCGGACGCCGGTGCCACGGACGACCCGTCGAAGGAGACGACGATCAACTTCTGGCACGCCTGGAGCGCGCCGAACGAGGTGAAGGCGGTGAAGTCCCTAGTCGCCGGCTTCGAGAAGACGCACCCCAACATCCATGTGAACGTCGTCGGCAACATGACCGACGACAAGATCAACCAGGCGCTGCGCGGCGGCGGCGACCGGGCCCCCGACGTCATCTCGTCCTTCACCACCAACAACGTGGGCAAGTTCTGCTCGTCGGGCGCGCTCATCGACCTCGGCCCCTTCTTCAAGAAGGCGGGCATCGACCCGGAGACGACCTTCCCGAAGGCGATGAACGAGTACACCCGGTTCGACGGCAACCGCTGTACCGTGCCGCTGCTCGGTGACGCCTACGGCCTCTACTACAACAAGACGGCGTTCGAGAAGGCCGGCATCACGCACCCGCCGAAGACCTGGTCCGAGTTCGAGGCCGACGCCAAGAAGCTGACGATCCCCCGGGGCGGCACCTACAAGCAGCTCGGCTTCATGCCGGACTACCACGGCTGGGAGTCGACCACCGAGCACTACTTCGCGCAGTTCTCACCCACGTACTTCGGCAAGGACGGCAAGTCCGCCCTGGCCACGGACCCGGCCTTCGAGAAGGGCTTCACGCTGCAGAAGAAGCTCGTGGACGAACTCGGCGGATTCCAGAAGCTGGAGCGGTTCCGGGCCACGCTGGGCGACGAGTGGGGGCCCAAGCACCCCTTCCACACCGGCCAGGTCGCCATGCAGCTCGACGGCGAGTGGCGGCTCGGGATGGCCGAGGAGGCCAAGCCGAAGTTCGAGATCGGCGTCGCCCCGCTGCCCGTCCCCGACGACCAGGCCGACCGGTACGGCAAGGGCTACATCACCGGCACCGTCGCCGGCATCGCCGCCACCAGCCACAAGCAGAACGCCGCCTGGGAGCTGGTGAAGTACATGACCACGGACACCGACGCGGTGGTCGGCTTCGCCAACGACATCCACAACGTGCCCTCGACGCTGGCGGCGCTGAAGTCACCGAAGCTGAAGTACGACCCGCGGTTCAAGACCTTCCTGGACATCGCCGCCGACCCGGACTCCACCACCACGCCCGCCTCGATCAACGGCGGTGTGTACCTGGTGACGATCCAGCAGTTCGGCTACGACTACGAGAGCGGCAAGGTCACCGATCTGAAGGCCGGGCTGAGGAAGACGGCCGCGCAGATCGACACGGACATCGCGCAGGCGAAGTAG